From a single Glycine soja cultivar W05 chromosome 19, ASM419377v2, whole genome shotgun sequence genomic region:
- the LOC114398523 gene encoding uncharacterized protein LOC114398523: protein MSNHKSTESAIKNLEIQVGQLAKQLAENSFGSFGANTKKNPNEKCKVVMTRGKKATMVEDEMRNGDEQEKDKEQHFARFLDIFKKFEITIPFGEALQQMPLYYKFLKDMLTRKSKYIHNDNIVVEGNCSAVIQRILPPKYKDPGSVTILYSIGPMSVGKALIDLGASINLMSLSICKRIGKLEIMPTRMTLQLADRSITRPYGVIEDILVKVRQFTFPADFVVMDIEEDVEIPLILGCPFMLTANCVVDMGKGNLEMGIDDQKITFKLFDAAKHSIDQDICSKMDELKNEMVLMARAKLAPNP, encoded by the exons ATGTCTAATCACAAGAGCACAGAGTCTGCCATTAAGAACCTGGAGATTCAAGTAGGACAGCTAGCCAAGCAATTAGCTGAGAATTCTTTTGGAAGTTTCGGAGCCAATACTAAGAAAAATCCTAATGAAAAATGCAAAGTTGTCATGACTAGAGGCAAGAAGGCAACCATGGTGGAAGATGAAATGAGGAATGGTGATGAGCAAGA GAAAGACAAGGAACAACACTTTGCTCgttttcttgatatcttcaagaaatttgAGATAACTATCCCTTTTGGAGAAGCCTTAcaacagatgccactctactatAAGTTTCTGAAGGATATGCTGACCAGGAAGAGCAAATACATCCATAATGATAATATTGTAGTGGAAGGAAACTGCAGTGCTGTTATCCAAAGAATCCTTCCACCCAAATATAAGGATCCAGGGAGTGTTACAATCCTTTACTCTATTGGTCCGATGTCAGTCGGTAAAGCCCTCATTGACTTAGGGGCAAGTATAAATTTGATGTCTCTCTCCATATGCAAAAGAATTGGAAAGTTGGAAATTATGCCAACAAGAATGACATTGCAGCTGGCAGATCGCTCCATTACAAGGCCTTATGGCGTGATTGAAGATATTTTGGTCAAGGTGCGGCAATTTACCTTCCCTGCGGACTTTGTTGTCATGGATATTGAGGAGGATGTTGAAATCCCTCTGATTTTGGGTTGTCCCTTCATGCTAACCGCCAATTGTGTGGTGGATATGGGGAAAGGTAACTTGGAAATGGGTATAGATGATCAGAAGATCACATTCAAACTGTTTGATGCAGCAAAGCACTCAATTGACCAGGATATCTGCTCCAAGATGGATGAGCTTAAGAATGAGATGGTTCTGATGGCCCGAGCCAAGCTTGCTCCAAACCCATGA